In Candidatus Didemnitutus sp., the genomic window CGAGCAAGCCGAGAAGGACAACCCGGAGTCCAAATCCTAACCCCGGAGGAGCCATACCATGAGCGAAAGAATTGTTGTTGATCCTGTCACCCGCATCGAAGGCCACCTCCGCATCGAAGCGGAAGTGAAAGACGGCAAGATCGTCGACGCCTGGAGCGCCGGCACGATGGTGCGCGGCCTGGAGATCATTCTCCGCGGCCGCGACCCGCGCGACGCCTGGGCGTTCTGCGAACGCGTCTGCGGCGTCTGCACCACGGTGCACGCGCTGGCCTCCGTCCGCTCCGTCGAGGACGCCCTCGACATCAAGGTCCCCGCCAACGCGGAACTGATCCGAAACATCATGTTCTGCACGCAATACATGCATGACCACGTGGTGCACTTCTACCACCTGCATGCGTTGGATTGGGTCGACGTCGTCAGCGCGCTGAAGGCCGACCCGGCCGCCACCTCCGCGCTCGCGCAGAAGTTGTCGAAGTATCCGAAGAGCTCGCCCGGTTACTACAGCGAGCTCCAGAAGCGCCTCACGAAATTCGTCGAGAGCGGCCAGCTCGGCATCTTCGCCAACGGCTACTGGGGCCACCCGGCCTTCAAGCTTCCGCCCGAGGCCAACCTCATGGCCGTCGGCCACTATCTCGAGGCCCTCGAGTGGCAGAAGGAAATCGTGAAGATCCACACGATCTTCGGCGGCAAGAACCCGCACCCGAACTACCTCGTCGGTGGCGTCCCGTGCGCCATCAACATCGACGAGGCCAATGCGATCAACGCCGAGCGCCTCGCCTTCGTCGGCCAGACGCTGCAGCGCGCGAAGGAGTTCATCGAGCAGGTCTACATCCCCGACGTGCTCGCGGTCGCGCCGTTCTATCTGGACTGGGCCGGCATCGGCGGCGGTCTCGAGAACTACCTTTGCTACGGCGACCTGCCGACGAACGGCTTCGCCGACGTGAAGAGCTTCAAGTTCCCGCGCGGCGCGATCCTCGGCCGCAACCTCAACGAGATCCACCCGGTCGATCCGAAGGACGGCCAGGACGGCATCAAGGAGTTCATCGACCACTCGTGGTATGAATACTCGAAGCAAGGCGGCCTCCATCCGTGGGAAGGCGAGACCAACCTGAAGTATTCGGGCCCGAAGCCGCCCTACGAGCACCTCGACGTCGACAAGAAGTATTCGTGGCTGAAGACGCCGCGCTGGAAGGGCCACGCGATGGAAGTCGGCCCGCTCTCGCGCATGCTCGTCGGCTTCGTCGCCGGCCAGCCCGAGATCAAGGGCGCGGTCACCGACGCGCTCGGCGCGCTCAAGGCGCCGCCGTCCGTCCTCTTCTCGACGCTGGGCCGCACCGCGGCGCGCGCGATCGAGTCGCAGGTTTCCGCCATCTGGGGCCTCGAGTTCTACAATCAGCTCCTCGCGAACATCAAGGCGGGGGACACCCGCACGTTCACCCGCGAGAAGTGGGAGCCGAGCACCTGGCCGAAGGTGGCCAAGGGCGTCGGCTGCACCGAGGCGCCGCGCGGCGCGCTCGCGCACTGGATCGTCATCAACGAAGGCAAGATCGCGAACTACCAGCTCGTCGTCCCGAGCACGTGGAACGCCTCGCCGCGTGACGGCCAGGGCCAGCGCTCCGCCTACGAGGCCTCGCTCATCGGCACGCCCGTGCACGATCCGCACCAGCCGCTCGAAATCATCCGCACCATCCACTCGTTCGACCCGTGTCTCGCCTGCGCTGTCCATCTTTACGAGGACAAGAAGGAAATCGCGCGTCACGAGTTGCTGGTGAAGTAACCCGGAGGCCCCCATGCCCTCACACGACTATCAACGCGTCTACGTGTGGCAGCAGCCGGTGCGTTGGTTCCATTGGATCAACGCGCTGTGCATCGTGGTGCTGTGCACGACGGGCTACTTCATCGCCCATCCGCTGGCGTTCATGAATTCCGGAGAAGCGGCCGACAACTTCTGGTTCGGGAAGTTGCGCTTCGTCCACTTCACGAGTGCCTACGTGTTCTTCGCGAACTTCATGTTCCGCCTCTACTGGTCGCTCGTCGGCAACAAATACGCGAACTGGCGCAACTTCTTCCCGCTCTCCGGCGGGCAGATGAAGCAGGTCGTCGACGTCATGACCGTCGACGTCCTCCAGTCGCGCTACAAGCCGATGCGCAACCTCGGCCACAACTCTGTCGCCTACTTCACCTACACCGGCACGGGACTCCTCACGTTGTTCCAGGTCGCGTCGGGCTTCGCGCTCTACGCGCCGATGAGCGACCACTGGTTCCCGCAGCTGTTCTCGTGGATGGTGCCGCTGTTCGGCAGCGAGCAGAACCTGCGCATCTTCCACTACGCGGTGACCTGGCTGTTCGGCATCTTCGTGTTCATCCACGTTTACCTCGTGATGTATCACGACTACGTGGAAGGCCACGGCGTGCTGACCTCCATCATCGGCGGCTGGAAGTTCATGGAAAAAGGCAAGGTGCAGGCCGAGCACGCCACCGGCATCTCCGGCCTGCCGACCAAACCCTCGAAACCGTAACCAAACATGATCGGACTCGATGAGCTGACCGCCGCGCCGGCGCCCCTGGACCTCGGGGCGCCGCAACCCGCCCCGCAGGTGCTCCTGCTGGGCGTCGGCAACTGGCTCATGGGGGACGAAGGTGTCGGCATTCACGTCATCCAGGCCCTCGAGGCGCAGCCGCCGCTCTTCGGCGTGCGCAAGCTCGATGGCGGCACGGGTGGCGTGAACCTGCTGCTCGAGCTCGAAGGCATGCGCGACGTGGTCATGGTCGACGCGACGCGCGACGGGCAGCCGGCCGGCACCATCACTTTCCTTCAACCGCGCCAAGTGGGCGACCTGCCGCGTGGGCTGGGTGCGCACGACTTCGGGTTGAAGGATCTTTTTGCGGCCGCGGCCCTGATCGGCCAGCTGCCGAACATCCACCTCTACACCATCTCGGTGGAGGAGTTGAAGCCGATGTGCACCAACCTGTCGCCCGCGGTGGCGGCGGCGGTGCCCGAGGTCGTGCACGCGATGCACGCCTTGGCCGCGCGACTCGCGGCGCCAGGGCAGGGGAACGCGTGAACGCGGAGCTTCACGCCCATGTGCTCAGCCGCCCCGAGATGTCGGTGCTGCTGTTGAGCACTGCCGGGGTCGCGGTCCTGCACACGCTCGCCGGTCCCGACCACTACCTGCCGTTCATCGTGATGGGGCGCGCCCGCCGCTGGTCGACGTGGCGGACGGTTTTCTGGACGACGCTGTGCGGAGTCGGGCACGTCGGCAGCTCGGTGCTGCTCGCGCTGGCTGGCGTGATCTTCGGCTACGGCCTCGAGCGTGTGCAGTTCCTCGAGGAGATCCGCGGCAATCTCGCGGCCTGGGCGATGATCGCGTTCGGCGCGGTCTACTGCGCCTGGGGATTGAAGAAGGCCTTCCGCGCGCAGACGCATGCCCACGAACACACGCACGGCGGACGCGGACATGAGCACGCGCACTCGCACGGCGGCGCGCACGCGCATCCGCACGGGGAGACGGAGGGCTTCCGGTTCACGCCGTGGATTCTGTTCACGATTTTCATCTTCGGCCCGTGTGAGCCGATGATTCCGCTCGTCATGTATCCGGCTACCCAAGGGAGCTGGAGCGATGTGGGGGTGATCGTGGGCGCGTTCAGCGCGCTGACGATCGGCTCGATGCTCGTCGTGGTGTTGCTCGCACTGAAGGGCGTGAGCCTGCTGCCGACGAAGCCGCTCGAGCGCTTCTCCCACGCCGTAGCCGGCGGCACGATCTGCGCCGCCGGTTGCGCCATTCAGTTTCTCGGGCTGTGAACGGTCTGCGCATCAGTTGGCCACTGTGTCGCGCGGCTTGCGAATCCGCGGATTATTCTGAAGTCCGGCGCGAGCGGGCCGCTGGGAAATCCACCATGATTGGGATCGCACGTCCGACCGTCTCTTGTCTGCGGGAAAACTCCCACACAACCCCTGCATACACGTGCGCAAGGCCTGCGGAGTCATAAGCAACGCTATCTGACACACTGGCCACGCTGCCCAGATAATTTTTGCGAATAGAACATCAACGGGAGACCCAAACCAAACCTAACCACCCTGCTTCAGCCATGAGCACTCACCCGCGCTGGACAAAAAGCACACTGATCTTCGGAGGAGCCGCCATTTGGGGACTTCTCCTGGTATCGTGCGTCGTTACCGACCGCACGATCGTCGCCCCGCCGCAGATCGCGGGCGCGAATTACGTTGGCTCCGCGAAATGTTCGCAGTGTCACGAGGACACCACCCATAGCTTCAGCGATGCAACGCACGCGAAGCTGATCGCCGACGGCAAGAACGGCCAGGAAGTGGGTTGCGAAAGCTGCCACGGTCCCGCCTCGCTGCACGTCAAGGCGGGCGGCGGCGCCGGCACGATCATCAAGCCGACGGCCGAGACCTGCTACCAGTGCCACCTCG contains:
- a CDS encoding nickel-dependent hydrogenase large subunit encodes the protein MSERIVVDPVTRIEGHLRIEAEVKDGKIVDAWSAGTMVRGLEIILRGRDPRDAWAFCERVCGVCTTVHALASVRSVEDALDIKVPANAELIRNIMFCTQYMHDHVVHFYHLHALDWVDVVSALKADPAATSALAQKLSKYPKSSPGYYSELQKRLTKFVESGQLGIFANGYWGHPAFKLPPEANLMAVGHYLEALEWQKEIVKIHTIFGGKNPHPNYLVGGVPCAINIDEANAINAERLAFVGQTLQRAKEFIEQVYIPDVLAVAPFYLDWAGIGGGLENYLCYGDLPTNGFADVKSFKFPRGAILGRNLNEIHPVDPKDGQDGIKEFIDHSWYEYSKQGGLHPWEGETNLKYSGPKPPYEHLDVDKKYSWLKTPRWKGHAMEVGPLSRMLVGFVAGQPEIKGAVTDALGALKAPPSVLFSTLGRTAARAIESQVSAIWGLEFYNQLLANIKAGDTRTFTREKWEPSTWPKVAKGVGCTEAPRGALAHWIVINEGKIANYQLVVPSTWNASPRDGQGQRSAYEASLIGTPVHDPHQPLEIIRTIHSFDPCLACAVHLYEDKKEIARHELLVK
- the cybH gene encoding Ni/Fe-hydrogenase, b-type cytochrome subunit gives rise to the protein MPSHDYQRVYVWQQPVRWFHWINALCIVVLCTTGYFIAHPLAFMNSGEAADNFWFGKLRFVHFTSAYVFFANFMFRLYWSLVGNKYANWRNFFPLSGGQMKQVVDVMTVDVLQSRYKPMRNLGHNSVAYFTYTGTGLLTLFQVASGFALYAPMSDHWFPQLFSWMVPLFGSEQNLRIFHYAVTWLFGIFVFIHVYLVMYHDYVEGHGVLTSIIGGWKFMEKGKVQAEHATGISGLPTKPSKP
- a CDS encoding hydrogenase maturation protease, which gives rise to MIGLDELTAAPAPLDLGAPQPAPQVLLLGVGNWLMGDEGVGIHVIQALEAQPPLFGVRKLDGGTGGVNLLLELEGMRDVVMVDATRDGQPAGTITFLQPRQVGDLPRGLGAHDFGLKDLFAAAALIGQLPNIHLYTISVEELKPMCTNLSPAVAAAVPEVVHAMHALAARLAAPGQGNA